Proteins co-encoded in one Trueperella abortisuis genomic window:
- a CDS encoding carboxylate--amine ligase has product MNRDITPIIFGWDLADYAMARLIHENTGTSPRLYSQIHRGFIDDSKILDLVITEPRAITNRDKFAQLLLALGEEFPTERVVPLVNTDEDVQLLSGLRHQLPTSWIFPYAPAEAIAIADSKTRLSQVAASLGLATPRQTRISTDSPNSASDALDQLTFPIVLKPDERSQLTVFFTRGLAKVLPCDTLAEANAHIRQWHDAGVSTSLTAQELIPGDDTTQWVVNGYIDRRGEVTAVGSGRVLLGNHEPSLLGNAGIIHVVPNDQLMTDGARLATAVGLRGFFSLDVKIDPRTATAYWLDLNPRIGRNHYYLKAGGVDVWQAFVEDYDDAPRHIQRMTGEALYHVLPLRMLKDYLPPELYAQVKPLKRTAVDPLNYPADRHPRRTLFRIINAQNMARKTRAHYPKPTHTGF; this is encoded by the coding sequence ATGAACCGCGACATCACCCCCATCATTTTCGGCTGGGACCTCGCCGATTACGCGATGGCCCGCCTCATTCATGAGAACACGGGGACTTCGCCGCGTCTCTACAGCCAGATTCACCGGGGATTCATTGACGACTCGAAGATCCTCGACCTGGTGATCACCGAGCCGCGCGCGATCACGAACCGCGACAAGTTCGCCCAGCTCCTGCTCGCCCTAGGCGAGGAATTCCCCACCGAGCGCGTCGTGCCGCTCGTGAACACGGACGAGGACGTGCAACTGCTGAGCGGGCTTCGCCACCAGCTTCCGACGTCGTGGATCTTCCCCTACGCGCCCGCAGAGGCGATCGCGATCGCCGACTCAAAGACGCGCCTGTCTCAGGTGGCCGCCAGCCTCGGCCTTGCCACGCCGCGCCAGACCCGCATCAGCACAGACTCCCCCAACTCCGCCTCCGACGCTCTCGATCAGCTCACCTTCCCCATCGTCCTTAAACCCGACGAGCGTTCCCAGCTCACCGTCTTCTTCACCCGCGGTCTTGCCAAGGTTCTGCCGTGCGACACGCTCGCCGAGGCCAACGCACACATCCGCCAGTGGCACGACGCCGGCGTCAGCACCTCCCTCACCGCTCAGGAGCTTATCCCGGGCGACGACACGACGCAGTGGGTGGTCAACGGCTACATCGACCGCCGCGGCGAGGTGACAGCGGTTGGCTCGGGGCGGGTGCTACTTGGCAACCACGAACCGAGCCTGCTTGGCAACGCCGGCATTATCCACGTGGTGCCCAACGACCAGCTCATGACCGACGGCGCCCGGCTCGCCACCGCCGTCGGCCTGCGTGGCTTCTTCTCCCTCGACGTCAAGATTGACCCGCGCACCGCCACCGCCTACTGGCTTGACCTCAACCCGCGCATCGGCCGTAATCACTACTACCTCAAGGCCGGAGGCGTGGATGTGTGGCAGGCGTTTGTGGAGGATTACGACGACGCCCCGCGCCACATCCAGCGGATGACCGGTGAGGCCCTGTACCACGTCCTGCCGCTGCGGATGCTCAAGGACTACCTGCCCCCGGAACTGTACGCGCAGGTCAAGCCGCTGAAGCGCACGGCGGTTGACCCGCTGAACTACCCCGCCGACCGCCACCCCCGCCGCACCCTGTTTCGGATCATCAACGCGCAGAACATGGCCCGCAAGACGCGGGCTCACTACCCCAAGCCGACGCACACCGGCTTCTAG
- a CDS encoding peptidoglycan bridge formation glycyltransferase FemA/FemB family protein, which yields MRFVRLHDASYERFAADAERMSFTQLPGYVATRRGEGQRVEVVGVVDGNPERLLAAAAVVMQPWRKFFFKANLIFGPTFADYSPEAEEAFYRGLVGWLKRTPRVVALRVVPMVVRAHYDDVERGPETERAKRVDALLAELGATHLDKDFNDSPDIQTRFVYVKDIEGMDLAQVTKSAGQQVRTAFNRWGTNGVEVRFNSPEDIGVLGDILTHTAERTGTTPPTRSELNYYKDLALKLGPEEAFFPVAVLRPAAYLAEIAAEREQVEAKVADFAEREAALAAEGKVLGKKQRNQLKELRSRLEVLERRQAETQAVRAEHGEEIVLAASFFIHSPHELTYLVSGAYAQFNDYYGIYFIHRAMFEWATRHDVRWYNFFGMTGDFSDAASDAGVVHFKRQFKGDAEEYVGTYDIPIRPLCAKLTNAVDE from the coding sequence ATGCGATTTGTTAGACTTCACGATGCCAGCTACGAGCGTTTCGCCGCGGACGCGGAGCGGATGTCCTTCACCCAGTTGCCCGGCTATGTGGCCACCCGCCGCGGGGAGGGACAACGGGTGGAGGTGGTCGGCGTCGTCGACGGTAACCCAGAGCGGCTTCTCGCGGCGGCCGCGGTGGTCATGCAGCCGTGGCGGAAGTTCTTCTTCAAGGCGAACCTGATATTCGGCCCCACCTTCGCGGACTACTCCCCCGAAGCGGAGGAGGCATTCTACCGTGGCCTGGTCGGCTGGCTGAAGCGCACGCCGCGCGTCGTCGCCCTGCGCGTGGTCCCGATGGTGGTTCGAGCCCATTACGACGACGTCGAACGCGGCCCGGAGACCGAGCGAGCCAAGCGGGTCGACGCCTTGCTCGCCGAGCTAGGCGCGACCCACCTGGACAAGGACTTCAACGATTCGCCCGACATCCAGACGAGGTTCGTCTACGTCAAGGACATTGAGGGGATGGACTTGGCGCAGGTGACGAAGTCGGCGGGCCAGCAGGTGCGCACCGCCTTCAACCGCTGGGGTACAAACGGCGTGGAGGTCCGCTTCAATTCCCCCGAGGACATCGGCGTGCTGGGCGACATTCTCACCCACACCGCGGAGCGCACGGGCACCACCCCGCCCACCCGCTCCGAACTCAACTACTACAAGGACTTGGCACTCAAGCTAGGCCCGGAGGAGGCCTTCTTCCCCGTGGCCGTGCTCCGGCCCGCCGCCTACCTGGCCGAGATCGCGGCCGAACGCGAGCAGGTGGAGGCCAAGGTGGCTGACTTCGCCGAGCGGGAGGCCGCGCTCGCGGCCGAGGGCAAGGTGCTGGGAAAGAAGCAGCGCAACCAGCTTAAGGAGCTCCGCTCCCGCCTCGAGGTGCTTGAGCGCCGCCAGGCGGAGACGCAGGCCGTGCGCGCCGAGCACGGTGAGGAGATCGTGCTCGCCGCCTCCTTCTTCATCCACTCCCCCCACGAGCTGACCTACCTGGTTTCGGGCGCATACGCCCAGTTCAACGACTACTACGGCATCTACTTCATCCACCGCGCCATGTTCGAGTGGGCCACCCGCCACGACGTTCGGTGGTACAACTTCTTCGGCATGACCGGCGACTTCTCCGACGCGGCCTCAGACGCCGGCGTCGTGCACTTCAAGCGCCAGTTCAAGGGCGACGCGGAAGAGTACGTGGGAACCTACGACATCCCGATTCGCCCGCTGTGCGCCAAACTCACGAATGCGGTGGACGAATGA
- a CDS encoding peptidoglycan bridge formation glycyltransferase FemA/FemB family protein, with the protein MKFTTIPQDIYEDFIGRQPRVMFTQIPAYKRTREVSGAKVEVVGVVEETTGTVYAVALASYQTWSRFFYRINVVYGPVFAADAPASARRMFYTGLKAHAKRNPRVISVRVTPPEFRRVYDDVTPGDELTSARELDGTIAELGGHRVVGDFVTRGDIPITYSYVKDIGGMDFPAIQKSMGQQVRTAFNRWGTNGVEVRFVGPDQIDILGRVLEHTAERTQMSEVSPGQLAYYKRLVEQFGPQNAFLPVALLHCRNYLAQIGDERAQIEAKVADLVARRGALEAEGKALGKKQRNQLKELEERLAVLARREEETRTVQASHGDEVVLAASLFVRSPNELLYLVSGAYAEFTSYYGIYLIHRAMFEWAAEHNVTYYNFYGISGDFSQSATDAGVLHFKRQFIGNVEEFVGTYDLPIRPRLAKALKALD; encoded by the coding sequence ATGAAATTCACAACCATCCCGCAGGACATCTACGAGGACTTCATCGGCCGCCAACCGCGCGTCATGTTCACCCAGATTCCCGCCTACAAGCGCACGCGCGAGGTTTCCGGGGCGAAGGTGGAGGTGGTCGGCGTCGTCGAGGAGACCACGGGCACAGTCTATGCAGTGGCGTTGGCCAGCTACCAGACCTGGTCGCGATTCTTCTACCGGATCAACGTCGTCTACGGGCCCGTGTTCGCCGCGGACGCTCCCGCCAGCGCCCGGCGCATGTTCTACACGGGCCTGAAAGCGCATGCGAAGCGCAACCCGCGCGTGATTTCCGTCCGCGTCACGCCCCCCGAATTCCGGCGCGTGTACGACGACGTCACCCCGGGTGACGAGCTCACTTCCGCCCGCGAGCTGGATGGGACGATCGCCGAACTGGGCGGGCACCGCGTCGTCGGCGACTTCGTCACCCGAGGCGACATTCCCATCACCTATTCCTACGTCAAGGACATCGGGGGGATGGACTTCCCGGCGATTCAGAAGTCGATGGGGCAGCAGGTACGCACCGCCTTCAACCGGTGGGGAACCAACGGCGTGGAGGTGCGCTTCGTGGGCCCCGACCAGATCGACATCCTCGGCCGAGTGCTCGAGCACACGGCCGAGCGGACGCAGATGTCGGAGGTCTCCCCCGGGCAGCTCGCATACTACAAGCGACTCGTCGAACAGTTTGGGCCACAGAACGCATTCTTGCCGGTGGCCTTGCTGCACTGCAGGAATTACCTCGCCCAGATCGGCGACGAGCGGGCGCAGATCGAGGCGAAGGTGGCGGACCTGGTCGCGCGCCGCGGCGCGCTCGAGGCCGAGGGAAAGGCACTGGGCAAGAAGCAGAGGAACCAGCTCAAGGAGCTCGAGGAGCGCCTCGCGGTTCTCGCACGCCGCGAGGAAGAGACCCGAACGGTGCAGGCTAGCCACGGCGACGAGGTCGTACTTGCCGCCAGCCTGTTCGTCCGCTCACCCAACGAGTTGCTTTACCTGGTCTCGGGCGCATACGCCGAGTTCACCTCGTACTACGGCATCTACCTCATTCACCGCGCCATGTTCGAGTGGGCGGCCGAACACAACGTGACGTACTACAACTTCTACGGCATCTCCGGCGACTTTTCCCAGAGCGCCACCGACGCCGGGGTGTTGCATTTCAAACGCCAGTTCATCGGCAACGTGGAGGAATTCGTCGGCACCTACGATCTGCCGATCCGGCCGCGCCTCGCAAAGGCTCTCAAGGCGCTGGATTGA
- a CDS encoding lipid II:glycine glycyltransferase FemX — MLIPHDDESLLAEYDEFVDSSPHATIFQTRGWAHVKNNWDAYHFIHRTDGKIDAAMQVLAVDDAQIGGRFFYASRGPVCDPRDVDLVVAMVNEAADHARAAGGFLLRVDPALARDDAVEAAYAAKGITFTRDPYSSSQPLMNVVLEIRGRSAEQILMDYSKNTRKHIRKGEKYGVSTRVGTIEDIPEFYKIVRISNDHHGISSRPMSYFQRLYEAFPDTTRLSFSMFEGRAISTSLMVIQGKRAFAMYGGDTHEFQKGQSYQLDFEEVRHAVEAGCETYDMGGILSDDDSDTLTHFKKKFTEDNIVYWIGNIDVVLDQDKYAAFTARAAIGASRER, encoded by the coding sequence ATGTTGATCCCTCATGACGACGAATCCCTCCTCGCCGAGTACGACGAGTTCGTGGACTCCTCCCCACACGCCACTATCTTCCAGACACGTGGCTGGGCCCACGTGAAAAACAATTGGGACGCCTACCACTTCATCCATCGCACCGACGGCAAGATCGACGCCGCCATGCAGGTCCTCGCCGTCGACGACGCCCAGATCGGCGGGCGATTCTTCTACGCCAGCCGCGGCCCGGTCTGCGACCCCCGCGACGTCGACCTCGTCGTCGCCATGGTCAACGAAGCCGCTGACCACGCCCGTGCCGCCGGGGGTTTCCTCCTGCGCGTCGACCCGGCCCTCGCCCGCGACGACGCGGTGGAAGCCGCCTACGCGGCCAAGGGCATCACCTTCACGCGCGACCCGTACTCGTCCAGCCAGCCGCTGATGAACGTGGTCCTCGAGATCCGCGGACGCAGCGCCGAGCAGATCCTCATGGATTACTCCAAGAACACCCGCAAGCACATCCGCAAAGGTGAGAAATACGGGGTGAGCACGCGCGTGGGCACGATCGAGGATATTCCCGAGTTCTACAAGATCGTGCGCATCTCCAACGACCACCACGGCATCTCGAGCCGCCCGATGAGTTACTTCCAGCGCCTGTACGAGGCCTTCCCCGACACCACCCGGCTGAGCTTTTCCATGTTCGAGGGGCGCGCAATTTCGACGTCGCTCATGGTCATCCAGGGCAAGCGGGCCTTCGCCATGTACGGCGGGGACACCCACGAATTCCAGAAGGGCCAGTCCTACCAGCTCGATTTTGAGGAAGTGCGTCACGCCGTCGAGGCCGGGTGCGAAACCTACGACATGGGAGGCATCCTCTCCGACGACGACAGCGATACCCTGACCCACTTCAAGAAGAAGTTCACCGAGGACAACATCGTGTACTGGATCGGCAACATCGACGTGGTGCTCGACCAGGACAAGTACGCCGCGTTCACCGCACGCGCCGCGATCGGGGCCAGCCGGGAGCGATAG